One region of Vitis vinifera cultivar Pinot Noir 40024 chromosome 1, ASM3070453v1 genomic DNA includes:
- the LOC100241074 gene encoding putative pentatricopeptide repeat-containing protein At2g02150: MLIFLRSLFGIGRRTSHRLTAFSHNPNHISNTCSSSPSLVSPFIWLSCFICLIRFPFVSNRHFHNFDCFDKDSVREIVREQRWDDFRIVSLFDSALAPIWASRVLVELCQDARLALRFFEWAKGRIGFQHTSEAYCILVHILFCARFYSDANAVLKELICLRRVLPSWDVFDLLWATRNVCVPGFGVFDALFSALIELGMLEEASECFLKMRKFRVFPKPRSCNALLHRLSKVGRGDLSRKFFKDMGAAGIKRSVFTYNIMIDYLCKEGDLEMARSLFTQMKEAGFTPDIVTYNSLIDGHGKLGLLDECICIFEQMKDADCDPDVITYNALINCFCKFERMPKAFEFLHEMKANGLKPNVVTYSTFIDAFCKEGMLQEAIKFFVDMRRVALTPNEFTYTSLIDANCKAGNLAEALKLVEEILQAGIKLNVVTYTALLDGLCEEGRMKEAEEVFRAMLNAGVAPNQETYTALVHGFIKAKEMEYAKDILKEMKEKCIKPDLLLYGTILWGLCNESRLEEAKLLIGEIKESGINTNAVIYTTLMDAYFKSGQATEALTLLEEMLDLGLIATEVTYCALIDGLCKSGLVQEAMHHFGRMSEIGLQPNVAVYTALVDGLCKNNCFEVAKKLFDEMLDKGMMPDKIAYTALIDGNMKHGNLQEALNLRDRMIEIGMELDLHAYTALIWGLSHSGQVQKARNLLDEMIGKGVLPDEVVYMCLIKKYYALGKVDEALELQNEMAKRGMITGLSDHAVPSVQT, translated from the coding sequence ATGTTAATTTTCTTGCGCAGTCTCTTCGGCATCGGACGCAGAACCTCTCATCGTCTCACCGCCTTCTCCCATAACCCTAATCACATCTCCAACACTTGTTCTTCATCTCCATCTCTAGTTTCTCCTTTCATTTGGTTGAGCTGTTTCATCTGCTTGATTCGCTTTCCCTTTGTTAGCAACCGGCATTTTCACAATTTTGACTGTTTTGACAAGGATTCTGTCCGAGAAATCGTTCGGGAACAGCGCTGGGACGATTTTCGGATTGTGAGTTTGTTTGATTCGGCTTTGGCGCCGATTTGGGCTTCTAGGGTTTTGGTGGAATTGTGCCAGGACGCGAGGCTGGCATTGAGGTTTTTCGAATGGGCCAAGGGTAGGATTGGGTTTCAGCATACTTCGGAGGCCTACTGTATTCTAGTTCACATATTGTTTTGTGCTAGATTTTACTCCGATGCCAATGCGGTCTTGAAAGAATTGATTTGTTTGAGGCGGGTTTTGCCCAGTTGGGATGTGTTTGATTTATTGTGGGCCACGAGGAATGTTTGTGTTCCGGGTTTTGGCGTTTTTGATGCTTTgtttagtgctttgattgagtTGGGGATGCTTGAAGAAGCGAGTGAGTGTTTTTTGAAGATGAGGAAGTTTAGGGTGTTTCCGAAGCCTAGGTCTTGCAATGCTCTTTTACATAGGCTTTCAAAGGTAGGGAGAGGGGATTTGTCTAGGAAGTTTTTTAAAGATATGGGTGCAGCGGGGATCAAACGGTCGGTCTTTACTTATAATATAATGATAGACTATTTGTGCAAAGAAGGGGATTTGGAAATGGCGAGAAGCTTGTTTACACAGATGAAAGAGGCAGGTTTCACGCCGGATATTGTAACTTACAATTCTCTTATTGATGGGCATGGAAAGTTGGGGCTATTGGATGAGTGTATATGTATATTTGAACAAATGAAGGATGCAGATTGTGATCCTGATGTTATAACATATAATGCTTTAATAAACTGTTTTTGTAAATTTGAAAGGATGCCAAAGGCCTTTGAGTTTCTCCATGAGATGAAGGCAAATGGGTTGAAACCAAATGTTGTAACATATAGCACATTTATTGATGCTTTTTGCAAGGAAGGGATGTTGCAAGAGGCAATAAAGTTTTTTGTTGACATGAGGCGAGTTGCACTCACTCCTAATGAATTCACATATACGTCTTTGATTGATGCGAATTGTAAAGCAGGTAACTTGGCTGAAGCTTTGAAGCTGGTTGAGGAGATATTGCAAGCAGGAATTAAGTTGAATGTTGTTACTTATACGGCATTGTTGGATGGTCTTTGTGAAGAAGGGAGGATGAAGGAAGCAGAGGAAGTGTTTAGGGCAATGCTGAATGCTGGGGTGGCCCCTAACCAGGAAACCTATACTGCCCTTGTTCATGGCTTTATTAAAGCTAAAGAAATGGAGTATGCCAaggatattttaaaagaaatgaaagaaaaatgcatCAAACCAGACTTGTTGCTCTATGGAACGATTTTGTGGGGCCTTTGCAATGAAAGCAGACTTGAGGAAGCAAAGCTTTTAATTGGCGAAATTAAGGAAAGTGGTATAAATACAAATGCTGTCATTTATACAACTCTTATGGATGCCTATTTCAAGTCAGGTCAAGCCACTGAAGCACTCACTCTGTTAGAAGAAATGCTGGACTTGGGTTTAATCGCCACAGAAGTGACTTATTGTGCATTAATTGATGGCTTGTGCAAATCAGGATTAGTGCAGGAAGCAATGCACCATTTTGGTAGGATGTCAGAAATTGGTTTGCAACCCAATGTTGCAGTTTATACTGCTTTAGTTGATGGCTTGTGTAAAAATAATTGCTTTGAAGTGGCCAAGAAGCTGTTTGACGAAATGCTGGACAAAGGTATGATGCCAGATAAAATTGCTTACACTGCTTTGATTGATGGGAACATGAAGCATGGCAATCTTCAGGAAGCCTTGAATTTGCGAGACAGGATGATTGAAATTGGAATGGAGCTTGATCTGCATGCTTACACTGCCCTGATTTGGGGACTGTCTCACAGTGGTCAAGTGCAAAAAGCAAGGAATTTGCTTGATGAGATGATTGGAAAGGGTGTGCTTCCTGATGAGGTTGTTTATATGTGTTTGATAAAGAAGTATTATGCACTAGGGAAAGTGGATGAAGCTCTAGAACTGCAGAATGAAATGGCAAAGAGGGGTATGATTACTGGTCTTAGTGATCATGCTGTTCCTAGTGTGCAAACTTAA